The genomic segment TAATAGGTTGTCCTGTTGAAATTTCTAACATTGGCGGATAAGTAAAAGAAGCCTTAATCACATTCTATTATGATCCGGAAAAATTGAGCATTGATCCTGATAATTTAGCTATTGTCTGGTATGACGAAGAAAATCAAATATTAACGCTCTTAAGCAATGATACTACAGTTGACAAAGCTAATAATTCAGTTTATGTTGTAACAAATCACTTCAGTAAATACGGCGTAGTCGATAAAGAAAAATGGCTCGAAATGTGGAATACTAAGCTTCCAGCTGTAAGAACATCAAATGTGCATTATAATATCGTTCTTGCTATGGATTGTTCGGGAAGTATGTACGGAGATGCTATGTCAAACAGTATAAAATCAGCTCAAAATCTCGTTGATACATTACGGGACGGCGATCAGGTTGCAATAGTAGCATTTGGCAGTTATTCAAGAGAAATATTACCGTCAACTATTATCCAGTCTAATACAAGAAATACGATAAAAAACGCTCTTGACTCATTAAAAGCTACTGACAATGATACTATAATCGGCAGTGCACTAAGTTATTCATTAAGATATGCTGTAGAAAATGAGAATTATTACTCACTTGTAATATTACTTTCTGACGGCAGATCTTATGATGTCAGTAATAATATATTTAATTCGTTAAATGAAAAAAATATGCGCGTTATTACTGTAGGGCTTGGCTCATATGTTGACAACGCACTTCTAACAAAAATAGCAGAGTCTACAAATGGGACATACTTTTTTGCTCAGACAGCAAATAATTTACAGGAAAAATTTAACGAAATCGCAGAAAATGAGTTGGGCTCAAATCTTGACAGCGACGGAGACGGCTTATCAGATTCTGCCGAGAAAGAAGGAATGCGCGATCAATGGGGTTATCATATAAAGACAGACCCGAATAATGTTGACGCTGACGAAGACGGTCTTAATGACGATATGGAAATAGGAGTATATGATCCCGCTACTAAAACTTTTACGCGACTTTCAGATCCAAGCAAAACTACAATTATAAGCAACTTATCCTATATAAGTTCAGCAAAGAGTGATACTAGTTATTACTATCCCGAAGACAAATCAGTGTTGCTTATGACTGTATTTTACGCAAAAAGAATTCTTGATTATGGCGATACAGAATATTTATACAAAATTCCAGAATCATTACAATGTGCTCGACAATATTCTAATAATTATACTGTTGTAGATAGCAAGTTCACATTTGAAGATTTGAAAGACGGAAGACGCAAATATATCTGTACAGTTATGTTATCATATAAAAATAGTCCTGGAAAAAATGATAATATAAAATGGAGATTATCTGCTCCGGGTGTTCGTTTTGTTTCATCAGGTACTAGAGACCAAGCGACAGAATATATCGAATGGGAACAAAATATAATATCAGATCCTGTTGGCAGTTATGATGACTTGGCAGAAAAAATAGAAGCCAATCTTGCAATGGTAGAAAAGGCTTTTATTGATATTTTCTCTAGCAATGCAGAGGCTGCTTTACAAAAAACTGATAATAATCAAGATCTTAAAAGTAAATTAGAATCTGTAAAGAAAAAGTTGGTAATACGCCCTACAAGTATAAGCACAGTTCCGGAAGAAGTATGTGAGGCTTTTGCACTTTCTGTGCTTAGCGGCTTCTATTCATCAGGCTCTAAATCAGAAAAATATAATTCAGATAATAGCACTCTATTTAATCAGCTTATAGAAGAAATAGGCAACACTGTTCAGAATGGTGAATTTAAAGTTGTCGTAAAAGAACAGCTTTACAGAGTTAAATATACAAGTTTAAATGCTCTTAGTACTGGTATAGGTGTAGAATTTGCATGGGTCTATCTTGGAGACAGCAATGCAAGTGTTGCTATTATTTCATGGGGAAGTTCATTCGAGGAAATGAAATCGGCTCTAGCAGGTTATTGTGCAAAACTTGCTGAACTTAACAAAGATATTCTTAATGATCTTGTAGTCTCGTATGTTCACGGTGCTTTTAAAGATTTGGGCATAGGACTAAATAAGAAAACAGTAAAAAATTTCTTTAAACTCGCAGAACAAACTATTAAAGCTATTAATGGAGACAAGGGAGCTATTAAAGAATATAGTAAAAACATTGTGGAGCATTGCAGGCGATAAGATAAGCGGCAGGGATAAAATACCTGATTTAATCTCTACAGAATTCAAGGAAGGGCCTAAAATTGTGAAATCAGCAGAGCTACTTCTAAAAATGCGCACAAGTGTAGATGATTTCAAAAATTCACGTGGTTTTTTGGGAATCATCGGAAATTTCTTTAATGGTAATAATGATGCCGCTGCACAACATGCTTTTGAAAAAGTCAAGACACTTTATCAGCAGCTCAATACTGATAAATTATTTGAGAAATATTTTAAGGTTGACCGTCCTCTTACAGAGTGGCCTGAAGGTTGGTAAATTCTCGTAAAATTGTGAAGTAAAATTTTCCAGTCAAGCGAGTCATTTCGTTCACTGTTATAATTTTTGCGGGATCGATCTGGCTTGCTTCTCCTGACTCAATAAAATTTTTTATCGCCTCACGCCACTCGTCAACATTTCCGGCTTTAACGAGTCCCCCCCGTGAAATTTCATGCAATGCGGGCAAGTCCGACGCTATAACTGGCAGTCTCATAGAAGCAGCCTCAAGAACTGACAAGCCCATGCCTTCACTAAGAGACGGAAATAATAAACATGAAGACTTTGACATGAATAATTTAACTTCTGATTTAGATTTGACACCGTGAAAAGTTACGCGCTGATTTAGATTTAAATTTTTTACGAGTGATTCTAACTCTTCACGCTTTGAGCCGTCGCCTATAATATCAAGTGTCCAGTTGTATTTTATTAGCCCTGATAATGCTTTTATTGCTATATCGAGTCCCTTAATTCCCGTTAAACGCCCTACAAATAAAAATTTTATGCTTTCTTGTGAGTCATTATTATTAAATATTTCAGGCGGGTTTATGCCATTATAGATAATTTTCACGTTATTAGCAGGCAAATATTTTCTTAAATGATTCTTTACTGATTCAGACACACAAATAATTCCGTCGGCATGTTTTAACGGAGTCAAGCCCAAATTCAACGAGTATAAAGCATGTGCAGTCATAAGCCATTTAACGCCGGTTAAACTCGATAACAGCCAAGCAACCCACGCGGGGACTCTCGAATGAACGTGTATAATGTCCCAGCAAAATTTTTTATTGAGCCTAGAAAGTTTTATAGCCGCATAAATTATAGTAAAAATATTTTTCCGGGCCGACTCAACGTGAATAATTCTGACATTCTCAGGAAGCAATGACTCAAGACTGCCTCCGTTAGTTGCTAGTGTGATTTCATGTTCGCCCGCGAGTCCCTGAATTAGATTCAATAAATGATATTCTGCTCCGCCCTCGTTAAATTCAGGAATTATATATAAAATTTTCATATTTGATTTAACAGCCATTCAGCCGCTCTCTTGGCCTCGTTGAATTCCATATTATGACGCTGTTCTTCAGGCTCTAAAAATTTTTCAAAATATGGGATCTCGCCTAAATCTTCAATTAAGCCTCTTCTCTTCATTTCGTCAAAAGTAGCGTCAAATTTCTGAGTCCCTCCGCCGAATAATTTTTTAACAAATCCCGTAGTTCTCGGCAAACGAATTAAGCCCGCTTTAAATCCCGCCGTTATTACTTCTGAGACCATAGAAATAGAATCCTCCGTAACAAAAACATGCGTGGCCTGACCTAAAATCGCAGTCAATAAGTTCATGTTTACATTTCTCGACATTAAATGCATGTGAGCTACTGAAGGATGACCCGAAAAAATTTGCTCGATTGCGTTCTCTACTGCTGTCCCTGTTCGTCTCGATGTCGTTATAAAAATTTTGATTCCCTCTATATATTGCAGCGGCGATAATATATCTTCTACC from the Synergistaceae bacterium genome contains:
- a CDS encoding VWA domain-containing protein: MSIDPDNLAIVWYDEENQILTLLSNDTTVDKANNSVYVVTNHFSKYGVVDKEKWLEMWNTKLPAVRTSNVHYNIVLAMDCSGSMYGDAMSNSIKSAQNLVDTLRDGDQVAIVAFGSYSREILPSTIIQSNTRNTIKNALDSLKATDNDTIIGSALSYSLRYAVENENYYSLVILLSDGRSYDVSNNIFNSLNEKNMRVITVGLGSYVDNALLTKIAESTNGTYFFAQTANNLQEKFNEIAENELGSNLDSDGDGLSDSAEKEGMRDQWGYHIKTDPNNVDADEDGLNDDMEIGVYDPATKTFTRLSDPSKTTIISNLSYISSAKSDTSYYYPEDKSVLLMTVFYAKRILDYGDTEYLYKIPESLQCARQYSNNYTVVDSKFTFEDLKDGRRKYICTVMLSYKNSPGKNDNIKWRLSAPGVRFVSSGTRDQATEYIEWEQNIISDPVGSYDDLAEKIEANLAMVEKAFIDIFSSNAEAALQKTDNNQDLKSKLESVKKKLVIRPTSISTVPEEVCEAFALSVLSGFYSSGSKSEKYNSDNSTLFNQLIEEIGNTVQNGEFKVVVKEQLYRVKYTSLNALSTGIGVEFAWVYLGDSNASVAIISWGSSFEEMKSALAGYCAKLAELNKDILNDLVVSYVHGAFKDLGIGLNKKTVKNFFKLAEQTIKAINGDKGAIKEYSKNIVEHCRR
- a CDS encoding glycosyltransferase family 4 protein, with protein sequence MAVKSNMKILYIIPEFNEGGAEYHLLNLIQGLAGEHEITLATNGGSLESLLPENVRIIHVESARKNIFTIIYAAIKLSRLNKKFCWDIIHVHSRVPAWVAWLLSSLTGVKWLMTAHALYSLNLGLTPLKHADGIICVSESVKNHLRKYLPANNVKIIYNGINPPEIFNNNDSQESIKFLFVGRLTGIKGLDIAIKALSGLIKYNWTLDIIGDGSKREELESLVKNLNLNQRVTFHGVKSKSEVKLFMSKSSCLLFPSLSEGMGLSVLEAASMRLPVIASDLPALHEISRGGLVKAGNVDEWREAIKNFIESGEASQIDPAKIITVNEMTRLTGKFYFTILREFTNLQATL